A stretch of the Rosa rugosa chromosome 5, drRosRugo1.1, whole genome shotgun sequence genome encodes the following:
- the LOC133709025 gene encoding ATP-dependent Clp protease proteolytic subunit 2, mitochondrial, with amino-acid sequence MMRSLISGAKLVATSRARVSSPWGTSTTTTSSRCYSLIPMVIEHSSRGERAYDIFSRLLKERIVCINGPINDDTAHVVVAQLLFLESENPSKPINMYLNSPGGHVTAGLAIYDTMQYIRSPINTICLGQAASMASLLLAAGAKGERRSLPNATIMIHQPSGGYSGQAKDMTIHTKQIVRVWDSLNALYSKHTGQSKEMIEKNMDRDHFMTAVEAKEFGIIDEVIDERPMALVADAVGKEGKEKDKSSN; translated from the exons ATGATGAGGAGCCTAATCTCAGGCGCCAAGCTCGTCGCGACCAGCAGAGCGCGAGTTTCGAGTCCATGGGGAACGAGCACCACGACGACGTCTTCTCGGTGCTACAGTCTGATCCCAATGGTGATAGAGCACTCGTCTCGAGGTGAGCGAGCGTACGACATCTTCTCTCGCCTTCTCAAGGAGCGCATAGTCTGCATCAACGGTCCCATCAACGACGACACCGCCCATGTCGTCGTCGCCCAGCTTCTCTTTCTCGAGTCTGAGAACCCATCCAAGCCCATCAATATGTACCTCAATTCTCCTGGTGGCCATGTCACTGCAG GTCTTGCAATTTATGATACTATGCAGTACATTCGGTCACCGATCAATACAATTTGTTTGGGTCAAGCTGCATCAATGGCTTCACTTCTCTTAGCTGCGGGTGCCAAGGGTGAGAGGCGGTCACTTCCCAATGCCACAATTATGATTCATCAGCCTTCAGGTGGGTACAGCGGACAAGCAAAAGATATGACAATTCACACAAAGCAGATTGTTCGTGTGTGGGATTCACTCAATGCATTGTATTCAAAGCATACAGGGCAGTCAAAAGAGATGATCGAGAAGAATATGGATAGGGATCACTTCATGACCGCAGTAGAGGCAAAGGAGTTTGGAATAATTGATGAAGTCATTGATGAAAGACCAATGGCTCTGGTCGCTGATGCTGTTGGCAAAGAAGGCAAAGAAAAGGACAAGAGTTCAAACTAG
- the LOC133709783 gene encoding photosystem II stability/assembly factor HCF136, chloroplastic, whose amino-acid sequence MATLQLLTTDFSKPMILLKPSLFVSSTPPRHCPTSLPRFIPRACSSSSSPLSRRHFVSETAALSLALTVPLLGSPQPAKSEEPALSEWEKVSLPIDPGVVLLDIAFVPDDPKHGFLLGTRQTLLETKDGGQSWAPRSIPSAEDEDFNYRFNAISFKGKEGWIVGKPAILLHTSDAGDSWERIPLSSQLPGDMVYIKATGEKSAEMVTDEGAIYVTSNRGYNWRAAVQETVSATLNRTVSSGISGASYYTGTFNAVNRSPNGSYVAVSSRGNFFLTWEPGQPYWQPHNRSIARRIQNMGWRADGGLWLLVRGGGLFLSKGTGITEEFEEVPVQSRGFGILDVGYRSKDEAWAAGGSGILLRTTNGGKTWVRDKAADNIAANLYSVKFIDDNQGFVLGNDGVLLRYLG is encoded by the exons ATGGCGACTCTGCAACTCCTCACTACAGATTTCTCCAAACCAATGATTCTCCTCAAACCCTCTCTCTTCGTCTCCAGTACTCCTCCACGTCATTGCCCCACCTCTCTCCCTCGCTTCATTCCCAGAgcctgttcttcttcttcttctcccctcAGTCGCCGCCACTTCGTCTCCGAGACGGCGGCGCTGTCTCTCGCCCTAACCGTGCCGTTGCTCGGCTCCCCTCAACCGGCCAAGTCCGAAGAGCCCGCCCTCTCCGAGTGGGAGAAAGTCTCCCTCCCTATCGACCCCGGCGTCGTCCTTCTCGACATCGCTTTCGTCCCCGACGACCCTAAACACG GATTTCTGTTGGGAACAAGGCAGACACTTTTGGAGACCAAGGACGGTGGACAAAGCTGGGCACCGCGGTCAATTCCGtctgctgaagatgaagattttAACTACAGGTTCAATGCCATAAGCTTCAAAGGGAAGGAGGGCTGGATTGTTGGAAAGCCTGCAATTCTGTTGCACACTTCTGATGCTGGCGACAGCTGGGAACGAATACCGCTAAGCTCTCAGCTGCCAGGAGATATG GTATATATAAAGGCAACTGGTGAGAAGAGCGCAGAGATGGTGACTGACGAAGGTGCGATTTATGTGACCTCCAATAGGGGATACAATTGGAGGGCTGCTGTTCAGGAGACTGTTTCAGCTACTCTTAATAG AACAGTCTCTAGTGGCATTAGCGGTGCAAGTTACTACACAGGAACTTTTAATGCCGTCAATCGCTCCCCAAATGGAAGCTATGTTGCTGTCTCAAGTCGTGGTAACTTCTTCCTTACTTGGGAGCCTGGTCAG CCATACTGGCAGCCACATAACAGATCAATTGCAAGAAGAATCCAAAACATGGGTTGGAGAGCTGATGGTGGTCTTTGGCTTCTTGTTCGTGGAGGGGGACTTTTTCTTAGCAAAGGTACAGGG ATAACAgaggagtttgaagaagttCCAGTCCAAAGCCGGGGTTTTGGCATTCTTGATGTTGGGTACCGATCAAAG GATGAGGCTTGGGCAGCAGGTGGAAGTGGGATTTTATTGCGAACTACCAATGGTGGCAAGACATGGGTCCGTGACAAAGCAGCCGACAATATTGCTGCAAATCTATACTCTGTAAA GTTTATCGATGACAATCAAGGATTTGTGCTGGGGAACGATGGGGTATTGCTTCGGTATCTTGGATGA
- the LOC133709023 gene encoding ENHANCER OF AG-4 protein 2 has protein sequence MPPSRRRGANKAKNKAQLSLGDLVLAKVKGHPFWPAKISKPEDWEKAPDPKKYFVQFFGTEEIAFVAPVDIQAFTSEAKSKISARCQGKTKYFSQAVKEICEAFDELQKKKSNDVRIDTDRSDLGCDAPSVDGVEDDGVNVEIKDDKGAVGSDGDAVKEEGTGDFGSKLERCSQIRGENDTEDVDPSTSCGAKESSSPVFSSEENNKMSSVVHPKVPKTSNSSHLKKEVSDYKYEDDDIRTKKHGEGQRSLVNGHKMTKMGSGSKRRSDGMVEVHKGSSLTSLKEDGSVGCVDRPQSGERLRDGTTGKTISGGNKRKLSPDSLKPETGIRDGKRTKDLLKAKRHVKVLDEAKDSVDDLEAQARDRLSGRTKNAQVGRGKPDLGANDISHLSKKSKHVDAGENTRRGSFSKSPPSSDVADQKTVKKLDSKMSTSRGKPENNLVSKSQNVNASGDEAVLPLAKRRRRAMEAMSDSDTLVSDEKMEKAPVQKNNIARSSDVKVSATQTQRKRRAVCLYDDEEEEEKPKTPVHGGSSRNVKAPSNSDAIKSTGENIESSDTALHSTKHATEVHGSHTKESSSQLKNGSLSPSKPAVDEKRSQKQTQTDEKRLEKAVHIYRSPPKLEPDQQVSKESKPTLTSPKKSPMLATATKPAVEQQKATKAPVKGSNTATQKKGQAASGNSSRTVSNSLVSSQKPKPTARPISRINDSAILQENTIEYNLLPAERMEVGKEDKSALLVDSKTLECSSSMKHLIAVAQAKRKQTQSHNYFFEISSSAFLSGTDGTCPSPLAVQGLYPISNSALQADIPGSIQPTNIASPSTHSRPSALQNQLDIEDISERRVSSGHQTAGGSLSGGTEAAVARDAFEGMIETLSRTKESISRATRCALDCAKYGIANEVVELLIRKLESEPSFHRKVDLFFLVDSITQISHTQKGIAGASYVPTVQAALPRLLGAAAPPGSGARENRRQCHKVLRLWLERKIFPQAVLRRYMDDIGVSNDDTTAGFSLRRPSRSERAIDDPIREMEGMFVDEYGSNATFQLPGFLSSHAFEDDDDEEEEEVPSCSYKEASHPSPVETTHASGESETCAVTPNDRRHCILEDVDGELEMEDVSGHPKDERPSSVNGSFEMDPPQQGPHRVMEPALNACTDLPPLPEGSPPLPLDSPPPPPPLPPSPPPPPPPLSPSPPPPPPPPPSQPPPPLPLSGPPHLLIPQSSRPTQPSLVAQQMLPPQSSIHSSPQLAYQPSVPHEYCSTSGNQLVQMTGNAPHGGAIDSAVKTEMFPQQQACFVPAGVCGPREPSGFNSTRQVEHGHSDIFINTQVSQPNQQFQQGNAPFAPRPLPPAPPQNPSSHFSYAKPPVQQHPQHPYRPPYPLPPVPDNQRRFVADEQRGVWINGGRPPHPGPPFGHEAGFFRPPVERPPANNMSFQRPAPNNVPSGAPISGHSAAQILPCRPDISAVNCWRPA, from the exons ATGCCTCCGTCGCGTAGACGCGGAGCGAACAAGGCTAAGAACAAGGCGCAGTTGAGTCTCGGCGATCTTGTCCTCGCCAAGGTCAAGGGTCACCCCTTTTGGCCTGCCAAG ATTAGCAAGCCTGAAGATTGGGAGAAAGCCCCTGATCCTAAGAAGTATTTTGTCCAATTTTTTGGAACAGAAGAGAT AGCTTTTGTTGCACCTGTAGATATTCAGGCATTCACTAGTGAGGCAAAAAGTAAAATATCAGCTCGCTGTCAAGGCAAAACAAAGTATTTTTCCCAAGCTGTTAAGGAAATATGTGAAGCATTTGATGAGTTACagaaaaagaaatcaaatgatGTGAGGATTGATACTGATAGATCAGACCTTGGATGTGATGCTCCATCTGTTGACGGGGTAGAGGATGATGGGGTTAATGTCGAGATAAAAGATGATAAGGGTGCAGTAGGTTCTGATGGAGATGCAGTTAAGGAAGAAGGCACAGGTGATTTTGGCTCTAAGTTGGAGCGTTGTTCACAGATACGAGGTGAAAATGATACTGAAGATGTAGACCCATCTACCTCTTGTGGAGCAAAGGAGAGTTCATCTCCCGTCTTTTCTTCTgaggaaaataataaaatgtCCTCAGTTGTTCACCCTAAGGTACCAAAGACATCCAATTCTTCCCATTTGAAGAAAGAAGTTTCTGATTATAAGTATGAAGATGATGATATTCGCACCAAGAAACATGGTGAGGGACAGAGGTCATTAGTAAATGGTCACAAGATGACAAAGATGGGTAGTGGATCAAAGAGGAGAAGTGATGGCATGGTTGAAGTACACAAGGGCAGCTCTTTAACGTCATTGAAGGAAGATGGCTCTGTTGGTTGTGTTGATCGCCCACAATCTGGTGAGCGATTGAGAGATGGAACAACAGGCAAAACTATCTCTGGTGGCAATAAAAGAAAACTATCCCCAGATTCGCTTAAACCTGAAACTGGAATCAGGGATGGGAAAAGGACGAAAGACCTGCTTAAAGCCAAAAGGCATGTCAAAGTCCTAGATGAGGCAAAGGACTCTGTGGATGATCTTGAAGCCCAGGCCAGAGATAGACTCTCTGGAAGAACAAAGAATGCACAAGTTGGGCGTGGAAAGCCTGATTTGGGAGCAAATGATATTTCACATCTGTCCAAAAAGTCAAAGCATGTAGATGCAGGTGAAAATACCCGGCGGGGTTCATTCTCAAAAAGTCCTCCGAGTTCTGATGTTGCTGATCAGAAGACGGTTAAAAAATTAGATTCAAAAATGTCTACTTCACGTGGTAAACCAGAGAACAATCTGGTATCCAAATCCCAAAATGTCAACGCTTCTGGTGATGAAGCTGTTCTACCCCTAGCAAAGCGTCGTCGTCGAGCGATGGAAGCTATGTCTGATTCTGACACTTTGGTTTCTGATGAGAAAATGGAAAAGGCTCCTGTTCAGAAGAATAATATAGCACGGTCTAGTGATGTCAAAGTTTCAGCAACTCAGACACAGAGAAAACGTAGGGCTGTATGCCTTTatgatgatgaggaggaggaagaaaaacCCAAAACACCCGTTCATGGAGGCTCTTCCCGAAATGTTAAAGCACCTTCAAATTCAGATGCTATAAAGAGCACTGGTGAAAATATTGAGAGTTCTGATACTGCTCTACACAGTACAAAACATGCTACTGAAGTTCATGGCAGCCATACAAAGGAATCATCTTCCCAGCTGAAGAATGGGTCTCTGTCACCTAgcaaacctgcagtagatgaGAAGAGGTCTCAAAAGCAAACTCAAACTGATGAAAAGAGGCTTGAAAAGGCAGTGCACATCTACCGGAGTCCACCAAAATTAGAACCTGACCAGCAGGTGTCCAAAGAGTCAAAACCAACCTTGACTTCTCCTAAGAAGTCTCCTATGTTGGCTACTGCTACTAAACCTGCAGTTGAACAACAAAAAGCCACAAAAGCTCCGGTTAAAGGCTCTAATACTGCAACTCAGAAAAAGGGTCAGGCTGCATCTGGCAACAGTTCGAGAACAGTTTCTAATAGTTTGGTTTCTTCTCAAAAACCTAAACCTACTGCAAGACCAATCTCCCGGATCAATGACTCCGCTATTTTACAGGAAAATACCATAGAGTACAATTTGTTACCCGCGGAAAG AATGGAAGTTGGAAAAGAAGATAAAAGTGCCTTATTGGTTGATTCTAAGACTCTGGAATGTTCTTCGTCTATGAAGCATCTAATTGCAGTTGCACAAGCAAAAAGGAAACAAACGCAGTCGCATAACTACTTCTTTGAAATTTCCAGTTCTGCTTTTTTATCTGGCACAGATGGGACGTGCCCCAGTCCTTTGGCAGTTCAGGGTCTTTATCCCATTAGCAACAGTGCATTGCAGGCAGATATTCCAGGATCTATTCAACCCACAAACATAGCTTCTCCATCTACTCATAGTCGCCCTTCTGCATTACAAAATCAACTAGACATCGAGGACATTTCAGAAAGAAGAGTTAGTTCTGGGCATCAGACAGCTGGAGGATCACTAAGTGGTGGTACCGAGGCAGCTGTTGCTCGTGatgcttttgaaggaatgaTAGAAACTTTGTCAAGGACCAAGGAAAGTATTAGTCGGGCAACTCGCTGTGCCCTTGATTGTGCCAAGTATGGTATAGCTAACGAG GTTGTGGAACTGCTTATCCGAAAGCTGGAGAGTGAGCCTAGTTTTCATCGTAAAGTCGACCTGTTCTTTCTTGTGGACTCCATCACACAAATCTCACATACTCAAAAAG GTATTGCTGGAGCTTCATATGTTCCAACTGTTCAAGCAGCATTGCCACGGCTTCTAGGTGCTGCTGCTCCACCTGGTTCTGGTGCTCGTGAGAATCGTCGTCAGTGTCATAAG GTTTTACGGCTCTGGCTTGAGAGGAAAATTTTTCCACAAGCAGTTCTTCGTCGGTACATGGATGACATTGGAGTTTCAAATGATGATACAACTGCAGGTTTCTCTCTTAGACGTCCATCTCGATCAGAGCGTGCTATTGATGATCCAATCAGGGAAATGGAAGGAATGTTTGTGGATGAGTATGGCAG CAATGCTACATTTCAGTTGCCCGGATTTTTATCTTCTCATGCatttgaagatgatgatgatgaagaagaagaagaagttccaAGCTGTTCATATAAGGAGGCTAGTCATCCATCACCGGTAGAAACTACCCATGCCTCTGGGGAGTCAGAAACCTGTGCTGTTACTCCAAATGATAGGCGGCATTGCATCTTAGAGGATGTGGACGGTGAGCTTGAAATGGAAGACGTTTCTGGACACCCGAAGGATGAAAGACCGTCATCTGTTAATGGTTCTTTTGAAATGGATCCACCACAGCAAGGGCCACATAGGGTCATGGAACCAGCTTTAAATGCTTGCACTGACTTGCCCCCACTTCCAGAGGGTTCCCCACCTTTGCCTCTTGATTCTCCTCCTCCACCCCCTCCTTTGCCTccctcaccaccaccaccacctcccccACTATCTCCatcaccgccaccaccacctccgCCTCCCCCCTCacagcctcctcctcctctaccaCTATCAGGTCCTCCACATTTGTTGATTCCTCAGTCATCTAGACCAACCCAGCCTTCATTAGTAGCCCAACAGATGCTGCCGCCTCAATCATCAATccattcttcaccacagttGGCATATCAACCTTCTGTACCTCATGAATACTGCAGCACTAGT GGCAACCAACTAGTCCAAATGACTGGGAATGCTCCTCATGGGGGTGCTATTGATTCTGCCGTGAAAACCGAAATGTTTCCACAGCAGCAAGCTTGCTTTGTCCCAGCAGGAGTATGTGGCCCTCGAGAACCTTCTGGATTTAATTCTACGAGGCAAGTAGAGCATGGACACAGTGACATTTTCATAAACACACAAGTCTCTCAACCaaaccaacaatttcaacaagGTAATGCACCTTTTGCTCCTAGACCTTTACCTCCAGCCCCGCCACAAAATCCATCCAGTCACTTCTCCTATGCAAAGCCCCCAGTTCAACAACATCCCCAGCATCCGTACCGCCCCCCATACCCTTTGCCACCCGTTCCTGATAATCAGAGACGATTTGTTGCTGATGAACAACGGGGTGTCTGGATAAATGGTGGGAGGCCTCCACACCCAGGACCACCATTTGGCCATGAAG CAGGTTTTTTTCGGCCACCAGTTGAGAGGCCACCAGCAAATAATATGAGTTTTCAACGTCCTGCTCCTAATAATGTACCCTCTGGAGCTCCAATATCAG GTCATAGTGCTGCTCAGATCTTGCCGTGTAGGCCTGATATTTCTGCTGTTAATTGTTGGAGACCAGCTTAA